One genomic region from Strix uralensis isolate ZFMK-TIS-50842 chromosome 5, bStrUra1, whole genome shotgun sequence encodes:
- the LOC141944816 gene encoding C-type lectin domain family 2 member B-like isoform X2 has protein sequence MEVAGGGEASFSPSRRRDELRRLRRLQRRFHSDPLLPRLPPGDGSAAARRSVAPTGPGPEGERRLGAAAAQRRRRARADMSLHLSFWKRIAGLVIAVAVILLLSWITLNPPKLPQLEPCPDDWLYYKRKCYYHSGAVADWDSSQEACSDYGASLAVINSRQELNFIMYRIRITDFWIGLRRKGNEFFWVNGESFDTNLFHINITNDGDCVHIDSSFISTRRCSSLRNWLCTIGWFNPKTSSL, from the exons ATGGAGGTGGCAGGCGGCGGCGAGGCCTCGTTCTCCCCGTCCCGGCGCCGGGATGAgctgcggcggctgcggcggctcCAGCGGCGGTTCCACTCCGACCCGCTGCTGCCTCGGCTGCCGCCCGGGGACGGGTCCGCCGCTGCCCGACGGTCGGTGGCGCCGACGGGACCGGGACCGGAGGGAGAGCGGCGgctcggggcggcggcggctcagCGGAGGCGCCGAGCGCGGGCGG ATATGAGTTTACACCTCTCTTTCTGGAAAAGAATTGCAGGACTTGTCATCGCTGTCGCTGTGATTTTACTCTTATCGTGGATTACCCTAA ATCCACCTAAATTGCCCCAGCTGGAGCCATGCCCTGACGACTGGCTGTACTACAAGAGGAAGTGTTACTATCATTCAGGAGCCGTGGCAGATTGGGACTCCAGTCAGGAGGCCTGCTCTGACTACGGAGCATCCCTTGCCGTGATTAACAGCCGCCAAGAGCTG AACTTCATAATGTATCGAATACGCATAACAGACTTCTGGATTGGGCTGCGCAGGAAAGGAAACGAATTCTTCTGGGTGAATGGAGAGTCATTTGACACAAACTT ATTTCACATCAATATAACAAATGATGGAGACTGTGTCCATATAGATTCATCCTTCATCTCTACCAGAAGGTGCTCCTCGCTCAGGAACTGGCTTTGCACCATTGGTTGGTTTAATCCCAAGACAAGCTCTTTGTAG
- the LOC141944816 gene encoding C-type lectin domain family 2 member B-like isoform X1: MSCGGCGGSSGGSTPTRCCLGCRPGTGPPLPDGRWRRRDRDRRESGGSGRRRLSGGAERGRVSRDGTQGTGLRRGPGRPDMSLHLSFWKRIAGLVIAVAVILLLSWITLNPPKLPQLEPCPDDWLYYKRKCYYHSGAVADWDSSQEACSDYGASLAVINSRQELNFIMYRIRITDFWIGLRRKGNEFFWVNGESFDTNLFHINITNDGDCVHIDSSFISTRRCSSLRNWLCTIGWFNPKTSSL, from the exons ATGAgctgcggcggctgcggcggctcCAGCGGCGGTTCCACTCCGACCCGCTGCTGCCTCGGCTGCCGCCCGGGGACGGGTCCGCCGCTGCCCGACGGTCGGTGGCGCCGACGGGACCGGGACCGGAGGGAGAGCGGCGgctcggggcggcggcggctcagCGGAGGCGCCGAGCGCGGGCGGGTGAGCCGGGACGGGACGCAGGGGACGGGGCTGCGGCGAGGCCCTGGCCGTCCCG ATATGAGTTTACACCTCTCTTTCTGGAAAAGAATTGCAGGACTTGTCATCGCTGTCGCTGTGATTTTACTCTTATCGTGGATTACCCTAA ATCCACCTAAATTGCCCCAGCTGGAGCCATGCCCTGACGACTGGCTGTACTACAAGAGGAAGTGTTACTATCATTCAGGAGCCGTGGCAGATTGGGACTCCAGTCAGGAGGCCTGCTCTGACTACGGAGCATCCCTTGCCGTGATTAACAGCCGCCAAGAGCTG AACTTCATAATGTATCGAATACGCATAACAGACTTCTGGATTGGGCTGCGCAGGAAAGGAAACGAATTCTTCTGGGTGAATGGAGAGTCATTTGACACAAACTT ATTTCACATCAATATAACAAATGATGGAGACTGTGTCCATATAGATTCATCCTTCATCTCTACCAGAAGGTGCTCCTCGCTCAGGAACTGGCTTTGCACCATTGGTTGGTTTAATCCCAAGACAAGCTCTTTGTAG